A stretch of the Lolium perenne isolate Kyuss_39 chromosome 3, Kyuss_2.0, whole genome shotgun sequence genome encodes the following:
- the LOC127346103 gene encoding probable serine/threonine-protein kinase PBL28 gives MALWTGLGQAATVAQLVGADVGGLISMIMQAALTARQNRKECEQLARRVLMIAQLLPHVQDPEAAQQLAGLGDTLRDAHELVVSCQGRSAAYQLVMAGRQAESFREVQRKIEFYLIIFPVISHIGITRRLEQIYKVLVQDDSTSAEPSQLPQSSQLQKSTKLGQEIITPGIQEFTFAEIMAATNNFSLDTIIGEGGFGTVYRGRLHDGQEVAVKRMKNLQSRNLKEEFYTNTFRENYGSSNLQEEFQTELDILSRLPHKHIIRLLGSCVTVSKDKLLQDTTQKKKKGLLTRRRKEPEEPERLIVYEYMQNGTLFDHLHCDHGISELSPVTLSWAMRINVLLGVSRAVEHLHSHARPPIIHRDTKSANILFDANWVPHLSDFGSSVAWDTAVNVSEVVGTVGYMAPEYMARGHLSPMIDVYSLGVVMLEVLTGEKAVSQERKFGGLHILTDFLDRRHVSIVPDFLDRRPVPEPTPWQLQALKRVAWTARCCVKLDVKDRLAISDVVTNLEMAHEWICRDEPGSVHDAGLVEEFSDSPHNSPRSNSVSSAGFAYQSDLESEVLEEGR, from the exons ATGGCTCTGTGGACTGGGCTGGGTCAGGCGGCGACCGTAGCGCAGCTGGTTGGCGCAGATGTCGGCGGGCTTATCTCTATGATCATGCAGGCTGCGCTGACAGCCCGGCAGAACCGAAAAGAGTGCGAGCAGCTCGCGCGTCGGGTCCTCATGATCGCGCAGCTGCTGCCGCACGTGCAGGACCCCGAGGCGGCGCAACAGCTGGCCGGGCTGGGCGACACGCTTCGGGACGCCCACGAGCTTGTCGTATCCTGCCAGGGGCGCAGCGCGGCCTACCAGTTGGTCATGGCCGGCAGGCAGGCCGAGAGTTTCAGGGAGGTGCAGAGGAAGATCGAGTTCTACCTCATCATCTTCCCTGTGATCAGCCACATTGGCATAACACGCCGCCTTGAACAAATCTACAAGGTCCTTGTTCAAGATGACTCCACGAGTGCTGAACCGTCTCAACTTCCACAGTCATCCCAGCTGCAG AAATCTACAAAGCTTGGTCAGGAGATAATTACACCCGGAATCCAGGAATTCACGTTCGCAGAGATAATGGCTGCCACCAATAACTTCTCCCTTGACACCATTATCGGTGAAGGCGGCTTTGGAACGGTGTACCGTGGCAGGCTTCACGATGGGCAAGAGGTGgctgtgaagcgcatgaagaatttGCAGTCGAGGAATTTAAAGGAGGAGTTCTACACAAACACTTTTCGGGAGAACTATGGCTCAAGCAATTTACAGGAGGAGTTCCAGACGGAGCTCGACATCCTATCACGTCTCCCACACAAACACATCATCCGCCTACTTGGGTCATGTGTGACTGTGAGCAAGGACAAGCTCCTACAAGACACTAcgcaaaagaagaaaaagggcCTGCTAACAAGGCGGAGAAAGGAGCCGGAAGAGCCGGAGAGGTTGATCGTATATGAGTACATGCAGAACGGCACGCTCTTCGACCACCTGCACTGTGACCACGGCATATCTGAGCTGTCGCCGGTGACTTTGTCATGGGCGATGCGCATCAATGTGCTCCTCGGCGTGTCGCGGGCCGTGGAGCACCTGCACTCCCATGCCAGGCCACCGATCATCCACCGTGATACCAAGTCGGCTAACATCCTTTTCGATGCCAATTGGGTGCCGCATTTGTCGGACTTTGGCTCGTCAGTCGCATGGGACACGGCGGTGAATGTCTCCGAGGTTGTAGGCACAGTCGGGTACATGGCCCCCGAGTACATGGCCCGTGGTCATCTGAGTCCTATGATTGACGTGTACAGCTTGGGCGTGGTGATGCTCGAGGTTCTGACAGGAGAAAAGGCAGTTTCCCAAGAGAGGAAATTTGGAGGTCTTCACATCCTAACGGATTTTCTAGACAGGCGACATGTATCCATCGTACCGGATTTTCTGGACAGGCGACCTGTGCCGGAGCCAACCCCATGGCAGCTGCAGGCGCTGAAGCGTGTGGCATGGACGGCACGATGCTGTGTGAAGTTGGATGTGAAGGACCGGCTGGCCATATCAGACGTCGTTACCAACCTTGAGATGGCACATGAGTGGATCTGCAGAGACGAGCCAGGTTCAGTACACGATGCAGGTTTGGTTGAGGAGTTTTCAGACTCGCCACACAACTCACCACGTTCCAACAGCGTATCATCAGCAGGCTTCGCATACCAGTCCGATCTG GAATCTGAGGTGTTGGAGGAGGGGCGTTGA